The following nucleotide sequence is from Barnesiella viscericola DSM 18177.
ATTCAGCGACACATATTCAAAGTAAATCTGCTCTTCGACCCGCCCGTCTTCCTCCATGATAAAGGCATCGTAACGGCTTGCAACAAGCAAGACATTAAAGACTCTTTTTTGCATTAAGTTAGCAAAAGAGGTGTCTTTCAGATATAATTGATTTATATTAGGTCGATTCATTATTCTATTGTCGATTTCGGCTTGCAAAATGTCATTCTATTTTTTCACCATTTAACTGTTCAAAAGTAGTAAAAAAAATTTTTTTATCCATATAAATACGTACATTTGCGATAAGAGAAACGAGTATCTCTCGCGGGAGATACCCAACCAAGAATTTAACTTAACAATATCGCGACTATGAACATTGAGCACATCATGACATCATTGGAGGCAAAGCACCCCGGTGAGTCGGAGTATTTACAAGCGGTACACGAGGTGTTACTCTCCATCGAGGAGGTCTACAACCAACACCCCGAGTTCGAGAAAGCCAAACTGATCGAGCGGCTTGTCGAGCCCGACCGCATCATCACCTTCAAAGTTCCCTGGGTAGACGACAACGGAGAAATACAAGTAAACCTGGGTTACCGCGTGCAATTCAACAACGCCATCGGTCCGTACAAGGGTGGAATCCGATTCCACGCTTCGGTAAACCTTTCCATATTGAAATTCCTCGGTTTCGAGCAAACCTTCAAGAATGCCCTCACCACACTGCCCATGGGCGGCGGCAAAGGAGGCTCCGATTTCAGCCCGCGCGGTAAGTCCGACGCCGAAATCATGCGGTTCTGCCAAGCCTTCATGTTGGAGTTGTGGCGCCACCTGGGCCCCGACACCGACGTACCGGCCGGCGACATAGGCGTAGGCGGTCGCGAGGTGGGCTACATGTTCGGCATGTACAAGAAACTCACCCACGAACACACGGGGACATTTACCGGTAAGGGTCTCGAATTCGGCGGTTCGCTTATCCGCCCCGAGGCTACCGGTTACGGAGGTCTCTATTTCGTAAAACAAATGTTGGCTACCAAGGGCATCGACATTGCCGGCAAACGGATTGCCATCAGCGGATTCGGCAACGTGGCCTGGGGTGCCGCCTCGAAAGCTACCCAACTGGGTGCCAAGGTGGTTACCATATCGGGACCCGACGGCTATGTATATGACCCCGACGGTATCTCGGGCGAGAAAATCGACTACATGCTCGAACTGCGTGCCTCGGGCGAAGACATCGTGGCTCCCTATGCCGA
It contains:
- the gdhA gene encoding NADP-specific glutamate dehydrogenase translates to MNIEHIMTSLEAKHPGESEYLQAVHEVLLSIEEVYNQHPEFEKAKLIERLVEPDRIITFKVPWVDDNGEIQVNLGYRVQFNNAIGPYKGGIRFHASVNLSILKFLGFEQTFKNALTTLPMGGGKGGSDFSPRGKSDAEIMRFCQAFMLELWRHLGPDTDVPAGDIGVGGREVGYMFGMYKKLTHEHTGTFTGKGLEFGGSLIRPEATGYGGLYFVKQMLATKGIDIAGKRIAISGFGNVAWGAASKATQLGAKVVTISGPDGYVYDPDGISGEKIDYMLELRASGEDIVAPYAEKYGVQFFPGRRPWEQKVDIALPCATQNELDEEDAKKLIENGVICVGEISNMGCRPEAIDLFINHRIMYGPGKAVNAGGVATSGLEMTQNAMHISWSAEEVDKRLHQIMSDIHAQCVKYGTEPDGYINYMKGANIAGFMKVAKAMMAQGIV